CTTATGTTTCACTGAAATGTGCAGGTTATTAAGCATGCACAATAAAATGTAATGCAAAGGAAACAAAACACTTGCCAACATTcagcaagtttttgcaataatgTGCTATAAATGACAAAATAGAGCTATTTTGGCATGAAGTAAATAGCTGTTAACTTACTGTGGTGGTTAATAGAGTTAATAAGGGCAACTCCAACTTGAGCAGAATTATTGCTCATCAATACAACATCAAATAGTTCAGTTTCATCTTTGTTCAACTCAAGCAATTTTAAATTGATGTTTGTAAGTGCCTAACAAAACAATTCACACAACATGACGCAAGTTACACACAATACAAGATATGTATGCATGTCAAGACATTTGCTAtactttatatatatatatgatataaaaaTATGATGTAAAATGATAATTTGGTTCAAAATGTACGAACAAATATCATATATGACATAACTGTACATGTGGAAAATAGGTAAACAGAAGAACTTGAAAGgaagttaattgaaattaatattataatatacaaTTAACTGGTCACTGGTGTCATATGACGTACATGATCATGTGCAGTCAAAGTGATTTTAGAACCCGATAACTgctttaataacaaaatcTGTACCAAAAGTatatgaacaaatatttaGCTCCGAGTTACTTCTGATGAATTGTAAGAAGTAGAAACTTGTAAGTAAGCTTAAGAATTGTAAGCTTAAGTGTAAAAAGTTATGACAGTGAAAGGTGCAATGTTATGTTACTGTATCTAGGTATTGCTTTTATGTAGCAGTTTACATAGTACAAATTGCATGAGTATTTTACATATCTATGCAAATGAATTTgcacaattattttttatgctCTATTTTCCAAATGGTCACTCTTTGTATGAGTATATATTAAACTATTTAATTTGGTCCTTTTAAATATATTAGGTTTGGTGGCCTTGCTAATATTTCACTGTTGAAACACCATTGTAATTTACatcttgcacgttttaagccctCATGACTTTGCGCTTTTATCCTGTTCAATGATCGTTTGTCAATGTAATTCTTGTTTGACCTGTCCACATCGAGGTTAGCACCATACTTTTCGTTCCACACATTCCACTagggcgaaaaataaacaatactatACAGTGGTATGAAAACTAAATATTGTATagcttatattattttataccAACTGAGATATTGTACTATTAAACATTTCTCACCCTCCTACTGTCATTAATGTGATTCGCTCCATGAGAACCTTAAACTTCTTACCCCTGACTCTAGTATGGGACCCACCACAAAAGCAGCTTTTACACAAAACATGAATTCATAATTATACATCACAAAAAcagttatatatttatatataatttatatatatcataCCTGCACAAATGGGAAAGCACTGCCAGGCTTTAAGGGTGTATTTTCAACATCAATCATATGATTTATATAAGCCGACAGTCCTTTCTCACGGTAAATTTTTCGCTCATCTTTCATGTCAAACAAAGCCCTAGATGAAATTGCAATCATGATTGCAGTGACGGGTTTTGGCTGTAAACATGTCAACATTAGACAAACCAAATTATTGATACAAAAAtcgaaatcaaaaaaaaagaaagaaaacaatgatGTGATATAAATTAAAGCCAAAGATGCAAGTATTATATTTCTAAATCTGAATACATAAAATCGAAATTGTAATGAAAGAAACTTACAATTTTCCATCTTCGAGTTGCTACTGGACTAACACTTCTTGCCCTTTCTGTCACCACTTTCAATGTTTGCATTTGACTATTTATCGCACTAAGTTCATTAACTATTTCAGGTTCATCTATTTGATCATCTTCAGCATTCATTGTCTAGGACTCTAGGTTATACTTATTACTaatattatttgttttaacttgAATACAGGCCTGaatgcagaaaataaaattaactcaCTTTTCAGTTGTATCTTTCAATTGAGTAATTCAGCATAATAAATTGTGTCAACACTAATCTGCGGAAGTGAGGAAGGTTTCGGTGCAATTTAGAAATTGTGAGTTCCTCAGTCCTCACTTCCGCAGATTACTCTTGTCTATAAATCTAGTATGAAAGTGCAGAACCACCTTAAGGTTACCAGATTATGACATTACTGTGACGCCATTGTATTATGGGTTAAGAAAATAAGTGACGTTATCAGGTCTGACGAGTCGAAGGATTTTTGAATATGCAGAGTAATGTTCTGATAGTAATGTATAGCATCTGTTTTAATAACAAGACCACTCCAATATCCAGACCACAATGTTTCAATATAGCTGGCACAAAACATCTAGTTGAACCACGCCTAACACGAACATAAGTCCATGATGATTACATAAACATCCGCAAAAATTTACGTAGTAATTGTAGAATCATAAGTAACTATTTGCAGATGCGCTGTGAGCACGTATGACTGTCTTTCACCCATTGCTTGTGAGTGTACATGCATGAGTTGGCGCATGGCATGTGCATAAACGTGAATGAAACTAGCGTCAGAACTTCTAATTTTCAACACTTTTCATTGTGTTCCCAGAAGGAAGATAATGACGGCGCTTAATccaatgttaaaaaaattttcaatcaaGGAAAGAATCACACTTATTAGGAATAGTGAAATGTGACCCAGTGCATTAATACAAAAGTTTATGAAAGACTTATTTAGCTAATGTAACAGTAAGTAATTATTTGGGAATTGCATTTATTCAGCATGTTGTATAAGAACATGTAAGATGCATTGAATGCgtaatatttttcataaataacaAGGTCATAAAAGCACATGTAATACTCATAAGTCTTAaacaaattgtgacgtcaactgCTTCTTTGAGATACACTCATGCCACCAATCTTCTAACACAGCCTTTTGGCAACAATCCGGTAAATGGTTAACTTATTGGGGTTTTACTACTACTGCATCTTAGTTACTTTTAACACAGTTTACTTGctcattcaatttttagccTTGCACATAACCATAGATTGTTTAGAAATTGAAAAGCACTATCATGCATGAAGTCAAGCACATGCTGCAATTTCCAAGTTGTTTACGCTTAGTATGCCAGATAAAGAATAAAATTAGCAACTTACAATAATTGTGCTAAAAGTAAATAGGATACAGGTAGGGGCAAAAAAAGTTGCTTTTTGTTAAAAGGCACATATGAGAATGAAATCACCAGTTTGTTGACAcattttgttacttttatCGCTTAGCATTGCATTGCAAGTAGTTAAACTTTATAAGGCTTGTTTGTAACATATAACTTGTCAGCACGAAGTTATAACGTTAAAAagagttttaagaaaaaaacaagTCGGCAGTTTCTCAAGACTTTTTAGTGGCATCTGATGAAAAATACTGCATCAGTGTGTGTTGCTGGTAGCCAATGATGATGGTGAAAAATTATGTGATGTTAAGTTCAGTAGTTTGATTGGATCAgagaaaaatgcattttcaagAGCTTCAAATTTAGAGACACCAGCAGTGCTTTCATCCTAAAGTGTTTGAAACTGTTTTGGAAAAAGATATTGCAATCATTCCATCTAGGCTACTTCCATTTATAAAAAGAACAGAAATCcagaaaacaaacacaaatgtCAACATTCTTTACTGCTGAGATAATCACAAAAATAATGACACcagaaagtttaaaaagcaCAACATTGAAATGACTGTGAAGAATAGTGTACTATACCTACGTTTCTCTTtgcacaaaaagtttttttggcgCTAGATAGTCTATAACATATAGAGgatgaaaaattgcaaatcaaCAGTGAAACAAATAGCCTaccaattaaaattttgtgattttattaACTATGCTTATATTACTTGCAAGACATAATTTTCTTAGAATATAAGTCGTAGTCCTTCAACGacctgcaaaaaaatttccattgaaCATTTGCAACAGCTGCGGTTCTACTCTCTTGTATGCATGTTTCCTGCTAACCCAGAAAAAAAGCTGTTGTTTATTGCAGTattagttaaaaatttttcattattgttCGAAAATTACCAAGTCGAGAATACGTTAATATTTTGGTTGTCTCAACACACTGTTATGTTTGACAATGTTTAACCAATAGGCTATAATGAAGATAATTCAAAGTGACCATATTGTGTTTATTGATGTCGTAACAATTAGACAGCAACTAGCGACAGTTGTATAGGATTCAACGCCTAACTGATTGTGTAAGCGGTCGAGCATAAAATTACGGCATTCAAATTACAAACAATACAAACTGAAGTGACTGCTAAGAAAATGTCTGTAACCAGACAAGAATAATTCAGCACGAACAATACAACTGTCTGGTTGTAAAAAGTGTGCATGACCTTGGAGACTCATAAATAAATCAATAGACCAGAATTCACAATCAACTAAATGCTCAACTTTATGATTTGGTGGTGTGATCGACCTGTTCAACTAAAAGTTATAACTACAACTCCACCATTCGTCATTAAGTCTAAACAGAGAAATGGTTTGAAAACTAGGAGAATGCTGAgtaaaagtttgaattttatGTGCCCAGTAGGGTTGTTCATACTTAGgtaatgtttaaaaagtttaagtttaataGATTAGTCCTATTCTGTACCAACCAAAAccaatttgcaacaaaaaatttttgaaatgtttgacTTTCTACTCCACACATAAGCCTCAAAGTTTTCACCTAAAACAATTGCTAAATTTGGGGATTCCCGCAAACGTAAAGTGTTGAAAATCTTAGTTTAAAAGCGCTGTAaggaaaatgaaatatttttgtcataaTATGATATCAGTAAAAATCTGTGATGACATTTTTTCGTATTTAGTTAAACAAGCAGGATTttacttcaaaaaataattgcacaCTTAATATAGCCAGTATACCAGATTTGGGATTTTCTTTATCGTCAAAGAATACTAAGTAACTTTTGTGTATCTTTTTTCAATCCCGAGTGTCACTGTAAAAAGCAAGGTATCCTCGGTAGTCCCTATTAAGGAAATTTTGTGCAGTTTTTTCGTTTAAAATGCGTTTTTAAGGGTCTATAAATTCCTGAAGACAAAGTGGTATTCTTATTGCATATTAATGCACCAACGACCAACTGGCATACAGGGTTAGATTCATGGTCGGGTTCCTCGGTAGGATTGAATTTATAGTAGTTTGGTATTCCAAAGTTATGTATTACGTGTACATGCATTTCATTTCcctatgaaataaaatgcaagcGAATAAAAGCACGATATTTCTACAGTATGAATAGAGTGGCGCCTAATCGAGGGGAATTCCTCAGATTTGTGTCAAAAACTGGCTCCATTGGAAAAGAAAATATcgtcaaattaaaaaaacgcaACCCCACCGAAACTTTAACAAGGGAGTGTAACCtcaaagtgacgtcatagataaaaaaaattcggATTATTTCATTGCCCAAAATACTGCCTACTTGTCTAACAATTTGTAAGGGAAAACAAAGCCGATATATGatgatattttcattatttaaacGTTAATGAACCATTTGGGTTTGAAGCAATGTAGttataaatttgtaaattcAAAATACATGTACAGTAATGTTAACTACCAAGTGTTAAGCCAAGTCCAAATTACTGAAGTTGGCATGTAAGATTTCAATAAACTTTTCTATATATGTGGGCTAATAAAGTTCATTTATCTGTATTTAAAGGTTGTGCAATGGAGTAATACCAGGAATCTAGGGCTTGAATGTTTTTTCATGCTACCCTTTAgtgcaaaatttgcattaataATTTTCTATTATGGAAGGTGGAATTGAAGAAGCGACTGGTGTACAAGATTCTCAGCAGCTTATTACATCCTGTACATCTGATGATCAAAACTTAGATACTTCAGATGATGTTTCATTCAGATCCAAGTCTTTCCTTGAAAAGTATGGATcatctttaaaaaacctaattCCAATTCGACCACGTAAACGAAAAGAGTCTGAACACCCAAGTGATGCTGCAGGACTCTTTTCTACACTTACTTTCTCATGGATGACTGTATTAGTTGTAAATGCATTCCGTCACCCACCCACCACAGATGACCTTTGGGAACTCTCGCAATATGACCAAGCTCAAACTAATTATCAACGCTTTGCAAACCTGTGGAGAGAAGAGCTGAGGTTACATGGTAAAGAAAATGCATCGGTATGGAGaaccattttaaaatttgttcaaaCGCGGCTTATTCTTGCTGTTATTTGTTCAGCAATTTTTGCAGCTACTATATTCACAAGCAGTGCTATAATAATGCGTCAGTTACTCCTGCTTTTGTCCAAGGATAGTATGAGTCTTGGGTTTGGTTTTATCTTGGTTGGAATTTTGCTTGCTGTAGAACTGACACGTGCATTTTTTTTCACAGCAATGTTTGTAATCAACTATCGCACAGCAGTTCGAACCAGAGCAGCAGTGCTGTTAAtggtttttaaaaaagttataaaaatgtcTCCGGTAATAGGCACAACTACTGTTGGAGAACTTCTCACAGTTTGTTCCAATGATGGGGATCGTTTGTTTGAAGCCAATAGATTTGGCGCCTCCATATTTTTGGGCCCAACTTTGTTCATCGCCGGCACTATTTACACTACATTTCTTCTTGGGCCGATTGGTCTTGTAGgatcatttgtttttattgctgtTTTGCCACTGCAAGGAGTTTTGATACGTCTAATGAGCTCTTTACGCTTGAAAGCTCTTGAACAAACTGAATTAAGAgtaatgaaaataaatgaaattctTACTTCAGTTAAACTAATCAAAATGTATGCATGGGAATCATCATTCAGTGatgttgttgaaaaaataCGCAGAAAAGAGTTGAGTGCATTGCGTACAGCTGCGTTTCTGCAAAGTATCAATATAAGCATGGCATTTCTAACACCAGTTTTAGCTTCAGTGATCATGATAGTGGCATATGTTCTTTCAGGTAATAACTTAAAAGTTGAGGATGCATTTACTGCTATTGCTGTTTTCAATGCTATGGCATATGCTTTGAAAGTGATGCCCCTGGCTTTGAAAAGTCTGGCAGATGTCAACATTTCAATGCAACGATTTAGAAAGATTCTTTTAATCGATAATTTGGAGGACTATGTCTTATCATCCACAGATGATAAAGCAAATGCAATAGAAATGAAAGATGCTGCGTTCATGTGGAAAACGCTCCACCTGAATGAAGGCGAAAGCAAGCACAATATATCTTCAGAAGAAGGAGATAATGGTGCTTTATTGGAACAGAAACAGCTTCTAGATAACAATCTATCTCTCCAATTAAAAGATATAAGTCTTCGAATTCGTAAAGGTTCACTCGTTGGTATTTGTGGTGCTGTTGGGTCAGGAAAAAGTTCACTAATAGCTGGTATGATGGGCTATTTGCATTTACAGAAAGGAAGTGTTTCAGTTTCTGGGACAATTGCATTCGTTGGCCAGCAGGCATGGCTTATGAACGCCACTGTTCGAGAGAATATACTCTTTGGGTTACCTTTTGAAGCAGAAAAATATAGTGAAGTAGTAATGTCGTGTGACCTGAGCCCTGATTTTGAATCACTGCCCAGCAGAGATTTGACAGAAGTTGGGGAAAGAGGGATCAATCTCAGTGGTGGACAAAAGCAAAGGATAAGTCTTGCTCGAGCTTTGTATAGTGATCGAGATATATACTTACTTGACGATCCATTGAGTGCAGTTGACGCTCATGTGGGTAAACACATATTTCAGCAAGCGATACTTGGAAAGCTAAAAAAAGGATTAAAAACTGTCCTGTTGGTAACACATCAACTTCAGTATTTGCCGCAATGTGACCAGGTTTTGATCATGGATAATGGCTCATTAACAGAGACCACTGAACAAGAAATTTCTTTACATAGGTATGACTTTATACATTCACAGGATGAAAAGGAAACTGTTAAGAAAAAAGAGAATGAAGCCTCAGCTGCCTGCATTAAAACTTGCATCGAAAGCAGTTTGGATGATGAGGAAAAACTTCTTGTCCAAGGTAAATTGATGATTGAGGAGGAACGTGGTGACGTGATATCATTAGCAGTATATGCAAAGTATTTCAGGGCAGCAGGAGGTCCTTTGATTGTGTTGTTAATATTTCTCTTCTTCTGTATCAATGTGGCAGCACAACAGTTCAGTAATTTTTGGCTGTCATACTGGTTGAGCCAAGGATCAGGTGCAGTGTACGCGGAAAATACTATTACAGGTAACTCGTCGTTTGTAACTACCCCACAAACGGTTGAAGTTAATGCTAGCACCGGCGATCTTAGCAACATGTTAGCTAAccctaaatttaacttttatctATTGATCTATGCATTGTCAGCCATAGCAATGTTTGCTATAAGCTTTTTGCGTGGGTATGCTTTTGTCTGTATGGTTACTCGTGCTTCTTTGACTCTCCATGCGTctttatttaaaactgttttacaCAGTACAATGACATTCTTTGATACCAATCCAACCGGTCGTATAATAAACAGATTCCACAAAGATATGGATGAACAGGACGTAGCTATGCCAATGATCATGGAGATGTTTCTCCTTAATTTTACAACTTTGTTGTTCGCCATGGGCCTAATTGCGTTTGTGTTTCCAAAGTTCCTGATTGTTGTTGCAGTCGTGTGTCCTGTTTTCTTTGTCATTTACACAGTTTTTAAACCTGCAGCAAGGGAAATGAGGCGCCTCGACTTCCTTACTCGTTCCCCTTGGTTCTCCCATATAACTACAGCTATTACAGGTCTGCCAACCATTAGAATCTACCGTCAAACACAGAATTTTGTAAAGCGTTTTTCCACTTTGTTGGATACAAATGGCATTCCTTGTTATTTGTTTGCATGTGTTAATCGATGGCTCGCACTTCGCTTAGACCTGCTCATGATTGTCATATGTATCATAACTGCTATATTTGTCATCCTCAATCAAGGTTTAATATCTCCTGCATTTGCAGGCCTCGCTATTAGTTCTGCATTTTTAATGAGTGGGATGTTGCAGTTCACAGTAAGGTTGCTTATTGAAGGAGAAGCACGATTTGTTTGTGTTGACAGGATAAAATACTATATTGAAAATACACCTCAAGAGTCTTCTGATTTTTCTGTGACTCCACAGCCAACTTGGCCCAACTTTGGCATAATAGAATTCAAAAACGTCAATCTAAGATATCGTAATGGTCTTCCTCTTGCTCTTGAAAATATTACATTCGAAGTTAAACAGGGTGAAAAAATTGGAATTGTAGGTAGGACTGGTTCAGGAAAATCATCTTTGACAACTACATTATTTCGTTTGGTGGAGTTAGATAGCGGCACAATTTTAATTGATGGCATTGACATCAGCATGGTCTCTCAGCGTAGTTTGCGGTCAAAGTTATCGATTATCCCGCAAGACCCAGTGCTTTTTTCTGGAACAGTTCGTTACAACCTGGATCCATTCAATGAGTTACCGGATGATGACATATGGAATGCGCTTGAGCAAACCTGCTTGAAATCTTTGATTGCTAAGTTCCCTGACAAACTTGGAGCACCTGTTGTTGAAAATGGAAACAATTTCTCAGTGGGCGAGCGTCAGCTCATTTGTCTTGCTAGAGCATTGCTTCGAAGAAGCAAAATATTGATATTAGATGAAGCTACTGCTGCAGTGGACAATGAAACTGAAGCCATGGTCCATGATATGATAGAGAAGGTTTTTTCTGATTGCACTGTTTTAACAATTGCTCATCGTTTGCCCTCAGTTGCCTTTTGTGATCGAGTAATGGTTCTTGATGCGGGAAAACTTGTTGAATTTGATTGTCCAAAGAAATTGATGCAGGTTGCTGACTCCAAGTTTGCAAAGTTGCTATCCTCATTTCAAGCCAAACATGTTTGATTTTGTCATATCATACCATGTTATTGTTGATTATGTTGTAGATAAgaattaaatataaattaataagTTATTACTGGTTTTTGTAGTGTTTAAATTAGTATGAGATGTTTTGTTGatacaatgtttgtttttggtATTATTACTTTTGTTGCCACAGTATTGTCAAAATACACAATCATGAAGTTTCCTTGatttaaatatataacagttacctCACTTGAACTTTTGTTAGAAATAGATTATTTCAAATAAGATATTGCAGTTTTGTTCCTTTTGTCATTTATTGCAAATTTGTGATATGGTAGAAGATATCGTTGAATATGCTAAATGTTTTGATGTTTAACCCATTAAATATGACTAACATTATAAATAGTTTTTGTAGAGTTATTCCTGCATGTACAATTGCACACTAGTTTTACCTGTATTGATTTCATTTGTGTTTAAATGGACCTATGGTGTTGGTAATTTTGCACTCTCCATGACGTACAAAGACACGTCTATTGCTGCTGCTGGTATTGAtaaacattgtgtttatcaTCATTGGTTTCATGTGGTTCgatataaattattaaatatataatatgACAGCAGTGGTCTGGTGGACATAATCATTTCTAGCAAAGTTTccaaattgtggaaaaaaatGACAGTTTAACTGCATTTATTCACCACCCTGTGAAATATTTAACCTCAAGCAATATTAGTTATACAGTGCTATTGGAGGCTTACAACAACAATGGCAGAAAACAACTTTCTGATGTATGATTTGCAGCTATTTCTGTGGGATTTCATAAGCAATTGACGATTACGCGGCGGTAGTTTATTAGTTTTTCACCAGAGCACATGCAGGATGACAGTGGCATAGGCACTTACTACATAATAcagtaccgtattttacggaccataaggcgcactgtcaataaattgctttgattagttttttgttcatacataaggcgcaCGATCATACGCACGATAAAAGTTTacttgttacgtaataaatgTAAGCAAGTCACAATAGTACAAGGATCAGTATACAGTTGCTTTTACCGTAGTTTATTGTGTAAGACGgtggtttatttatataataatagtatCGGTACTGGTTTTGAGTGTAGGCAACAAAGCACTACGGTACttgatccatacattaggcgcacGATCCTCAACTTGCgtcttatggtccgtaaaatacggtaaataaaaattggcatCTGTTTGATAACCACAGCATTGTACCCACGGGTGTAATTTGTGATTTTACCTTTTTAGTCGAAAATATTATGTATCAAGGCTGattattataatttgttttcaaaattgaagATTTATTAAATGAGTACATACGTAAATTTCACATGGGTACAATACTGAGGGAACACATCTGTTCAGCACATACATTAAGATCAGTGAATCACAAACTTCACAAAATAGTTGTACAGTCAGATCGCATTAATCCACACCACGTTTTTACGTCAAAAAACATTGGTTTAGTGAGGTATCTGGACAATTGAGAGTATCTTATAAGCAAAGACAGAGAAAGAACTGTGTTGAACATATACttcgaaaattttttttaaattaacttcTTTCTATCGATTTCGATTATAAGATGGGTATCTAAATTGCTGTGTCAGTGTCAAAGATTTTTGGATAATAAGGGTGAAATGCATGTGACAAAATCTGTTTCCAACAATGAATAGCAGGGGTTCCCGTTTTTCAGGGTACAGACAAACGAGGCCTTAATGTAAATGActtattttatagtgcaagTATAATTTAGCTCTAGATAAAAGTGCATTTCAGGTTTATGATGACAATTCAAGCACACTTGCCTGCCAAAGTGACTGCAAACACAGCACTTGGAGAGCGATTTCTTTGTCATAATTTCAGTTAAAAATGCAAGTAGTCAAACACAATCGTAACAATAATAGACCTTTACTCCTTTGATTCTAAATTAGACAGTTCCAACAAAAATTCCTCATACTTAGAAACCTTTTCTAGCTGTGTTTTATCTGGAGATATTATCATCCCACCatcaattttgcttttaagttCTTCAATTTGTCgcaatttttttctcaaaGTTTTGATCCGTTTGGCCACAAAATCCTCGCTACCATCACTCGATGATTGTTGCGATGACGCAGATAATTTTGTGTCTGACATTCTTTTGGATAGCTCCGTGATTTCTTTTCCTCCACTTATCAAGTCATCATATTGCTTCTTGATAATCGATTCATTCTCTTCTTCTCGTTTCTTCTTTCTCTGTTCCTTTCTCTTAAGGTTTTTCTTTGCTCCTTTACTAATTGGAATATCATTGCTTTTGCTTGAAGGACTAGACCCCAAGCCAGGCACAGGCTGACCAGGTTTGCTTGGAGTTGCTGAAGGAGTATAACCCGGGCAAGCTGGTGCACACTGACGTATCTTTGCTGCAGAGCTTTGGTACCTACAAGTTCAAAATGAAGATGATAAAACAAGCAATACTGAACGTTTATGCTGTTTAACCAGTCTTTGAACCTTATTACAAATATCAAAAGCTTATATTAACTACCACATATACTTCATGGCTTaaatagataaaaacaaaattgtttttacttttaatgatttcaaaattaatgacACCTAGAGGGAGTGGACTCTGCTTCTTGTAACAAAGTAGAAACTTTTGATTACAACATCAGATAATATACAACATTTTAATGTCTGAACAAGTAGCTTCAAGGTAAACACATATACTAAAGTTCAACCACGTCTTAACGAAAATCTAACCTTTTTACATCCTCCTCTGGTACATAACCTTCCTTTACCCTTTGTGCTTTTCTCCAGGTTCCATCAGGTCTTTGAGTAGCAGGAATAAATGCAACACCTTTAAACAGTGCACACTGAAAGCATCCGATGTGTCATTTAATCTTTGTCGGCCATAATAATGTAGATAATTCAATAAAAGTTAAGTACACTACTTGCATATTAAAAACGAATCTCTACAAACTTTGTTATTCTCAAGAAACCAATTTtcagatattttattttcatcaatCAAATCTAAATATGAAATCATGGCAATTCAACAAACATTCAAAATTCAAGTTATATTATTGATTGTAGCCGGTAAAGGAAGTGCAATGGTTGCGAAAATTAATTAgtaattttgtgaaacttAAAACAGATTCCTTGTATTCACCAACAAGGTGACATGACTTAACATGCTCATCAGGCACTTTGACTTTAAAGCAAAGTTAGCAGATATTTAGATTCATATTATAACCTATTTTGGTATGAACATCAAACTCATAGTCATTTTCTCATGCATCGGCATCTTTTTTAAGTTGGCATATTCCTAGTGTAGAACCAAAATAACAGCACAGTaacttttaacaaaatcaatgcaaaa
The Clavelina lepadiformis chromosome 4, kaClaLepa1.1, whole genome shotgun sequence DNA segment above includes these coding regions:
- the LOC143451310 gene encoding partner of Y14 and mago-like translates to MSSSQTTLKVSQATGIVRDDRGVAFIPATQRPDGTWRKAQRVKEGYVPEEDVKRYQSSAAKIRQCAPACPGYTPSATPSKPGQPVPGLGSSPSSKSNDIPISKGAKKNLKRKEQRKKKREEENESIIKKQYDDLISGGKEITELSKRMSDTKLSASSQQSSSDGSEDFVAKRIKTLRKKLRQIEELKSKIDGGMIISPDKTQLEKVSKYEEFLLELSNLESKE